Proteins from a genomic interval of Oreochromis aureus strain Israel breed Guangdong linkage group 6, ZZ_aureus, whole genome shotgun sequence:
- the LOC116333292 gene encoding uncharacterized protein LOC116333292, producing the protein MSSDDFQTKYASFMESMLKSAVAETTKLYETMVDELKAEICRIKKENEDLRTKCSQFENAKSQSGSYQREKQPLPGQSNDSEKCDTAVQCDIVSFRTVLVEQCQPLGQSSLKNQQMLHAGERIGYGLQEQGGNSPMTFILVKQEEPYSDTSLQSELKEEEVESAVASEQALSNVSGSLHVSLNGTENEGMLINQEDSTEETTSTQKDEETRMVPEVSCMGESSHSEGAQSQTTDPEHSIVISLAAMTDNIKKESEVDQETSEVETQVPQQCQRDGETVENEQTAITVQPSAHVHCADEQLAGSILFNKEVICEELKNSLAEDEATSKTNVSVRRRRGRPPKKIKQKEALVSSTFDALEGQEQLNTPSEIVDKSTAVDAVKISASASPRSSGIQSKDTSSTANPSVQEMASTDLENMDNRKVGSLPASVLSLSSSSSEKPVDPQTQQLPTGVEKKAVEAPSIEALSANKTWNSPPLDSPQLTPGQHKERRTSVTLQDAMLLVEAMNQSTMGNVIPSSEKISSPLTHCAPSVDIIQTVDKIPVKPQTQNLPVKSQSSVEANETLKAFVIPQQQQVLSNAATQTFVLPSSHPVAPRKLTKIRPKIITVVPRVGPSHNIASSTTKLSSIESRTTHNSLFATSGVAGLPLETPPLFCVPQQTNTTSMTLVPVSQLTKPSANQHTGGPPHKKITIIVPIRLAAVAPSKHQPQTIVVKATQEAATPRDVPVIVTSAQSTTASQELSVSACDDTAFSQSENTTDSPESPEQTASVSEVISTPTETSLEQSVKIIPASQPTVGRKLTPVVTLTKLPFSISPNETVLVSKLRLKGFSEGTMQEKSSKPAISEKLESSSSSSLDVTEMPSPVTLNTPQKSEESNNHEPAQLSSETFTVMREATVDEDVQPSTSATSVEPIPNLDSSDVQENESAIIQLTSMSREASDPHLQMTKAQFLAQLAVSPIVQDPEKQANSDFANGKASLTERSLQKNSLVIRLRSHLKTHLQVKRAETSLEGNSESESTTVISKKLGIENGNLNGENSTKETSPVCLERRDVVKDNTALINNALSSISPVRSVLCNGGDLPKTTDNEPTSMTSRANSDSTTMSPKADSTHRDGLGTDNKKSTSVSPREGNLNEEIASPEKTSVTPRRSLGRDSACPRYKKSSSLSPRRSPSGRKGLNCNSSSLSSRSPSSTKESGSPKMSKNDTTPRNEKSSSVSLLMSTRGSTSPKKTDLPSVSPRTPSLRQSGIRRSSLFSKDDSRTKRIKRELRSFGITTDGAITRRNKGETCSPSVKSPTIAKNGISPTKNEESIPAKKPRLIQDVTGPKRGFKVVNAMKLAKAAKAKKIASMKKSNKSKLAKSRLSESRTNCGVGKKCRAKVWIPPVMTESEMPPSGEKESSLLNVKTETGSDNQNPSGSPDSPQPKFVTSPIVSPLQPLSVIGRHLLRNQCGECGRILSSSAALESHVSLHTGHRPFSCTFCGKNFPDSKSFKRHGRVHRNGRIHICQHCGKGFVYRFGLTKHIQMVHGKIRPFICQVCNKGFFTKRDVEVHIRIHTGEKPFQCTLCERKFIRRVELNVHLRWHNGEKRHWCPFCGKGFLDYNNLKRHKYTHTGEKPHACPHCPKKFTQTGHLKKHVKNVHGGR; encoded by the exons ATATTGTCTCCTTCCGCACAGTGTTGGTCGAGCAATGTCAGCCACTGGGGCAGTCATCATTAAAAAACCAACAAATGTTACATGCTGGTGAGAGGATTGGATATGGTTTGCAGGAGCAGGGAGGAAATTCTCCGATGACATTTATACTTGTCAAACAGGAG GAACCATACAGTGATACTTCTCTACAGTCCGAGTTGAAAGAAGAGGAAGTTGAGTCTGCAGTGGCCTCTGAACAAGCCCTTAGTAATGTTTCAG GTTCTTTACACGTCTCTTTAAATGGAACTGAAAATGAAGGGATGCTTATTAACCAGGAAGATTCAACAGAAGAAACTACATCAACTCAAAAAGATGAAGAGACCAGAATGGTCCCGGAGGTATCCTGTATGGGAGAGAGTAGCCATTCAGAGGGAGCGCAGAGCCAGACCACTGATCCAGAACATTCAATAGTTATTTCACTTGCTGCAATGACGGACAATATCAAAAAAGAGTCTGAAGTTGATCAGGAGACATCAGAAGTAGAGACACAGGTTCCTCAGCAATGTCAAAGAGATGGTGAAACAGTAGAAAATGAACAAACTGCTATTACTGTACAGCCATCTGCACATGTGCACTGTGCAGATGAACAGTTGGCAGGGTCCATATTGTTCAACAAAGAAGTTATTTGCGAAGAATTAAAAAACAGCTTGGCAGAAGATGAAGCTACTTCCAAAACTAATGTGTCAGTACGGCGTAGAAGAGGACGGCCACCaaagaaaattaaacaaaaagaagcaCTTGTGTCATCAACTTTTGATGCCTTAGAAGGCCAGGAACAGTTGAACACACCTTCAGAAATAGTTGACAAATCCACTGCAGTAGATGCAGTGAAGATTTCTGCTTCTGCATCTCCAAGATCATCTGGGATTCAGTCGAAAGATACTTCATCTACTGCCAATCCATCTGTACAAGAGATGGCAAGCACTGATTTGGAAAACATGGACAATAGAAAGGTTGGTTCTCTGCCtgcttcagttttgtctttgagTAGCAGTTCTTCTGAAAAGCCAGTTGACCCTCAAACTCAGCAGCTTCCCACAGGTGTAGAAAAAAAGGCAGTTGAGGCTCCATCCATTGAAGCTTTATCTGCAAATAAAACATGGAACTCTCCTCCATTGGACTCACCACAACTGACACCCGGTCAGCACAAGGAGCGTCGCACTTCTGTAACACTTCAGGATGCAATGCTGCTAGTTGAAGCAATGAATCAGTCAACAATGGGAAATGTTATCCCGTCTTCCGAAAAAATTTCATCACCTCTGACGCATTGTGCTCCCTCTGTGGATATCATACAAACGGTGGACAAAATCCCAGTTAAACCACAGACACAGAATCTTCCTGTAAAATCTCAGTCTAGTGTAGAGGCCAATGAAACCCTCAAAGCATTTGTTATACCACAACAACAGCAAGTTTTATCAAATGCTGCTACTCAAACTTTTGTCTTGCCATCTTCCCACCCTGTAGCACCCAGAAAACTGACTAAAATTAGGCCTAAAATTATAACTGTTGTGCCAAGAGTAGGACCATCTCACAATATAGCATCGTCTACAACAAAGCTTTCTTCTATAGAGTCGAGGACTACACACAATAGTTTATTTGCAACTTCTGGAGTTGCAGGGTTACCTCTGGAAACGCCTCCACTTTTCTGTGTTCCTCAACAAACGAATACTACCTCCATGACATTAGTCCCAGTTTCACAGTTGACTAAACCATCAGCAAATCAGCATACAGGTGGCCcaccacacaaaaaaataacaatcatAGTTCCAATACGGTTGGCAGCAGTGGCACCAAGTAAACATCAGCCACAGACAATAGTTGTGAAAGCAACGCAAGAGGCAGCAACTCCTCGTGATGTTCCTGTCATAGTGACATCTGCACAGTCGACTACAGCTTCACAGGAGTTAAGTGTTTCAGCTTGCGATGACACAGCATTCTCTCAAAGTGAAAACACAACCGACAGCCCTGAATCTCCTGAACAAACTGCCTCTGTTTCTGAAGTGATAAGCACTCCTACAGAAACCAGTTTAGAACAGTCAGTTAAGATAATACCAGCATCACAGCCGACTGTTGGTAGGAAGCTCACTCCAGTGGTCACATTAACCAAACTTCCATTTTCAATATCCCCCAACGAAACTGTTTTGGTATCGAAACTGCGTTTAAAGGGATTTTCTGAAGGTACTATGCAAGAGAAGTCTTCAAAACCAGCAATCTCAGAGAAGCTAGAGTCATCTTCAAGCAGTAGCTTAGATGTAACCGAAATGCCTAGTCCTGTGACTCTAAATACACCTCAGAAGTCAGAAGAGTCAAATAATCATGAGCCGGCTCAACTGTCATCTGAAACATTCACTGTCATGAGAGAGGCAACTGTCGATGAAGATGTGCAGCCATCTACATCAGCCACATCTGTTGAACCCATTCCTAATTTGGACAGCAGTGACGTGCAGGAGAATGAATCTGCCATCATACAGCTTACCTCCATGTCCAGAGAGGCATCTGACCCTCACTTACAGATGACTAAAGCACAGTTCTTGGCACAACTGGCAGTTTCACCGATCGTTCAAGATCCAGAAAAACAG GCCAACTCTGACTTTGCAAACGGTAAAGCTTCTTTGACGGAGAGAAGCTTACAGAAAAACTCCTTGGTCATTCGACTGCGAAGTCATCTGAAAACTCACTTGCAAGTTAAAAGAGCTGAAACAAGTCTGGAAGGGAATTCAGAAAGTGAGAGTACCACTGTAATCTCTAAGAAACTTGGAATAGAGAATGGCAATCTTAATGGTGAAAACTCAACTAAGGAAACCAGTCCCGTTTGCCTTGAAAGGAGAGATGTGGTTAAAGATAATACCGCTCTAATTAATAATGCCCTATCTTCCATCAGTCCTGTAAGATCTGTACTGTGTAATGGTGGTGATTTACCCAAGACGACTGATAATGAGCCAACTTCTATGACGAGCAGGGCTAACAGTGATTCCACCACCATGAGTCCTAAGGCGGACAGTACACATAGAGATGGTTTAGGCACAGATAATAAAAAATCCACATCTGTGAGTCCTAGAGAAGGAAATTTAAATGAAGAAATTGCTAGTCCTGAAAAGACTTCAGTGACTCCTAGGAGGTCTTTGGGTAGGGATAGTGCCTGTCCTAGATATAAAAAATCCAGTTCTTTAAGTCCAAGGAGGTCGCCTTCAGGTAGAAAAGGTTTAAACTGTAACTCCAGTTCTTTGAGTTCTAGAAGTCCTAGCTCAACTAAAGAAAGTGGTAGCCCCAAAATGAGTAAAAATGATACAACCCCTAGAAATGAAAAATCAAGTTCTGTAAGCCTTCTAATGTCAACCAGAGGAAGCACTAGTCCTAAAAAGACTGACTTGCCTTCTGTTAGCCCAAGAACACCTAGTTTGAGGCAGTCTGGCATCCGTAGGAGTTCACTTTTCAGCAAGGACGACTCAAGGACAAAAAGGATTAAAAGGGAATTAAGATCTTTTGGTATAACCACAGATGGCGCTATTACTAGAAGAAATAAAGGTGAAACTTGTTCCCCAAGTGTCAAGTCCCCTACAATAGCTAAAAATGGCATCAGTCCTACAAAGAATGAGGAATCTATACCTGCTAAGAAGCCCAGACTAATCCAAGATGTTACTGGTCCTAAAAGGGGTTTTAAAGTTGTTAATGCTATGAAGTTAGCTAAAGCAGCAAAAGCTAAAAAAATTGCTTCAATGAAAAAGTCTAACAAATCTAAATTGGCAAAAAGTCGGTTATCAGAGAGTCGGACCAACTGTGGGGTTGGGAAAAAATGTAGAGCTAAAGTGTGGATACCTCCTGTCATGACAGAAAGTGAAATGCCTCCATCGGGGGAAAAGGAGTCATCTTTGTTAAACGTAAAGACGGAGACAGGATCTGATAATCAAAACCCCAGTGGCTCCCCTGATTCGCCCCAACCCAAATTTGTTACATCACCAATTGTATCACCTCTACAGCCTTTGTCAGTCATAGGTAGGCATCTGCTAAGGAACCAGTGTGGGGAATGTGGTCGAATTCTCAGCAGCAGTGCTGCATTGGAGAGCCACGTTAGTCTTCATACTGGACACAGGCCCTTCTCATGCACATTCTGTGGGAAGAATTTCCCAGACTCCAAGAGCTTTAAACGCCACGGCCGGGTGCACCGGAATGGTCGGATACATATCTGCCAGCATTGCGGGAAAGGATTTGTCTACCGCTTTGGCCTTACAAAACACATCCAAATGGTGCACGGCAAGATAAGACCTTTCATTTGCCAGGTTTGCAACAAAGGATTCTTCACAAAACGAGATGTAGAAGTACATATTaggatccacactggagagaaaccATTTCAATGCACCCTCTGCGAAAGGAAATTCATAAGAAGAGTAGAACTGAATGTGCATTTGCGATGGCATAATGGAGAGAAAAGACACTGGTGTCCATTCTGCGGAAAAGGATTTTTAGACTACAATAACCTTAAAAGGCACAAATACACCCATACAGGGGAGAAACCACATGCCTGTCCACACTGTCCAAAGAAATTCACACAGACGGGTCACctgaaaaaacatgttaaaaatgtgCATGGTGGTCGGTGA
- the LOC116333283 gene encoding uncharacterized protein LOC116333283: MSLSKVKIQAVVDSSVEPGQAFKLPFSVMTQSSDGKYSISARNDRNFPMSFPNELTLVTGQYANATLTITPPASTESGTDVTLTIDAKSSNGVDSNYAVLRLSVVTKITDFIQPLCKVVSVQANKCPHDLSQCGPFRWELSANITDGNGTGIESISLHQGNGTLTYTSLSAPIIVANYNASCCSQIVEIIAVDKVGNVGKCYQSIAQSGVPPALTLSLPLWICLLVSAFLVRP; this comes from the exons ATGTCTCTCTCCAAAGTGAAGATCCAG GCTGTGGTGGACAGCAGTGTGGAGCCAGGACAGGCCTTTAAGCTTCCTTTCAGTGTGATGACTCAGAGCTCTGATGGAAAGTATTCCATCAGTGCCAGAAATGACAGAAACTTCCCCATGTCTTTCCCAAATGA ACTTACCCTGGTAACTGGGCAATATGCCAATGCTACATTGACCATAACACCACCTGCCAGCACGGAGTCGGGCACTGATGTCACACTGACTATTGACGCAAAGTCATCCAATGGCGTTGACTCAAATTATGCTGTTTTGAGATTGTCTGTTGTTACCAAG ATTACAGATTTTATTCAGCCATTATGTAAAGTGGTTAGCGTGCAGGCTAACAAATGCCCTCATGATCTGTCCCAGTGTGGACCTTTCCGGTGGGAGCTCTCAGCTAACATTACAGATGGAAACGGCACCGGGATAGAGAGCATTTCCCTCCATCAGGGTAATGGAACCCTCACATACACCTCACTGAGCGCTCCTATCATCGTGGCAAACTACAATGCCTCCTGCTGCTCACAGATTGTTGAAATAATAGCTGTAGATAAAGTTGGCAATGTGGGAAAATGCTACCAATCAATTGCTCAGTCTGGTGTCCCTCCTGCTCTAACTCTGTCGCTGCCACTGTGGATATGCCTGTTGGTATCTGCCTTCTTAGTAAGGCCTTGA